From Streptomyces yatensis, one genomic window encodes:
- a CDS encoding TrmH family RNA methyltransferase — MADLITVDDPDDPRLRDYTGLTDVELRRKREPAEGLFIAEGEKVIRRARLAGYEMRSMLLSSKWVDVMRDVIEDVPAPVYAVSPELAERVTGYHVHRGALASMQRKPLPDAESVLQDARRVAIMESVNDHTNTGAIFRSAAALGMDAVLLSPDCADPLYRRSVKVSMGAVFSVPYARLESWPRGLEAVRDAGFKILALTPDEKATTIDDAAPHRLERVALMLGAEGDGLSTQALMAADEWVRIPMAHGVDSLNVGAAAAVAFYAVTSGRPGL; from the coding sequence GTGGCTGATCTCATCACCGTCGATGATCCGGACGACCCGCGGCTGCGCGACTACACGGGTCTGACCGATGTGGAGCTACGACGTAAGCGGGAGCCGGCCGAGGGCCTGTTCATCGCCGAAGGCGAGAAGGTGATCCGACGCGCCCGCCTCGCCGGCTACGAGATGCGCTCGATGCTGCTGTCGTCCAAGTGGGTCGATGTGATGCGGGACGTCATCGAGGACGTCCCCGCCCCCGTCTACGCCGTCAGCCCCGAACTGGCCGAACGCGTCACCGGCTACCACGTCCACCGCGGCGCCCTCGCCTCCATGCAGCGCAAGCCGCTGCCGGACGCGGAGTCGGTCCTCCAGGACGCCCGGCGCGTCGCCATCATGGAATCCGTCAACGACCACACCAACACCGGCGCGATCTTCCGCAGCGCGGCGGCCCTCGGCATGGACGCCGTGCTCCTCTCCCCGGACTGCGCCGACCCCCTCTACCGGCGCTCGGTCAAGGTCTCCATGGGCGCCGTCTTCTCCGTGCCGTACGCCCGTCTGGAGAGCTGGCCGCGGGGGTTGGAGGCGGTCCGGGACGCCGGGTTCAAGATCCTCGCCCTGACCCCCGACGAGAAGGCCACCACCATCGACGACGCGGCCCCGCACCGCCTGGAGCGGGTCGCGCTGATGCTGGGCGCGGAGGGCGACGGGCTGTCCACCCAGGCGCTGATGGCCGCGGACGAGTGGGTCCGCATCCCGATGGCCCACGGTGTGGACTCCCTCAACGTGGGCGCGGCGGCGGCGGTCGCCTTCTACGCCGTCACCTCGGGCAGACCGGGGCTCTGA
- the cobA gene encoding uroporphyrinogen-III C-methyltransferase: protein MSEHFAYPVGLRLSGRRVVVLGAGQVAQRRLPALIAAGADILLISPSATASVEAMAEAGEVRWERRRYQEGDFEGAWYVLITTDDPEANATASAEAEARRIWCVRSDDAEAASAWTPATGRSEGVTVAVLTGQDPRRSAAVRDAVVEGLRDGTLAAPRHRSRGPRVALVGGGPGDPDLITVRGRRLLAEADVVVADRLGPRDLLDELPPHVEVIDAAKIPYGRFMAQEAINNALIEHAKAGKSVVRLKGGDPFVFGRGMEEAEALAEAGIPCTVVPGISSSISVPGAAGIPVTHRGVAHEFTVVSGHVAPDDPSSLVDWAALARLRGTLVLLMAVEKIGAIAATLVAHGRAADTPVAVVQEGTTPAQRRVDATLATVGEKVAAEGVRPPAVVVIGDVVALSARDHR from the coding sequence ATGTCCGAACACTTCGCATACCCCGTCGGACTGCGCCTTTCCGGGCGGCGTGTGGTCGTCCTCGGGGCGGGGCAGGTCGCCCAGCGCCGCCTGCCCGCGCTGATAGCGGCCGGTGCGGACATCCTGCTGATCTCGCCGTCCGCCACCGCCTCCGTCGAGGCCATGGCCGAGGCGGGGGAGGTGCGCTGGGAGCGCCGCCGCTACCAGGAGGGCGACTTCGAGGGCGCCTGGTACGTCCTGATCACCACGGACGACCCGGAGGCCAACGCCACCGCGTCCGCCGAGGCCGAGGCGCGCCGCATCTGGTGCGTCCGCAGCGATGACGCCGAGGCCGCCTCCGCCTGGACCCCGGCCACCGGGCGCAGCGAGGGCGTCACCGTCGCCGTGCTCACCGGACAGGACCCGCGCCGCTCCGCCGCCGTCCGGGACGCCGTGGTGGAGGGGCTGCGCGACGGCACCCTCGCCGCGCCCCGCCACCGCAGCCGCGGCCCGCGGGTGGCGCTGGTGGGCGGCGGGCCGGGCGATCCGGACCTGATCACCGTGCGCGGCCGCCGCCTCCTCGCCGAGGCGGACGTGGTGGTGGCCGACCGGCTCGGCCCGCGCGATCTGCTCGATGAACTCCCGCCGCATGTCGAGGTGATCGACGCGGCGAAGATCCCGTACGGCCGCTTCATGGCGCAGGAGGCGATCAACAACGCGCTGATCGAGCACGCCAAGGCGGGCAAGTCGGTCGTCCGCCTCAAGGGCGGCGACCCCTTCGTCTTCGGACGCGGCATGGAGGAGGCCGAGGCGCTCGCCGAGGCAGGTATCCCGTGCACCGTCGTGCCCGGCATCTCCAGCTCCATCAGTGTCCCGGGCGCGGCCGGGATCCCGGTGACTCACCGGGGCGTCGCGCATGAGTTCACGGTGGTCAGCGGCCACGTCGCCCCTGACGACCCCAGCTCCCTGGTGGACTGGGCGGCGCTGGCCCGGCTGCGCGGCACGCTGGTGCTGCTGATGGCCGTGGAGAAGATCGGCGCCATCGCCGCGACCCTCGTCGCCCACGGCCGGGCCGCCGACACCCCCGTCGCCGTGGTCCAGGAGGGCACCACCCCGGCCCAGCGGCGGGTGGACGCGACCCTCGCCACCGTCGGGGAGAAGGTCGCGGCCGAGGGGGTACGCCCCCCGGCGGTCGTGGTGATCGGCGATGTCGTCGCCCTCTCGGCCCGTGACCACCGCTGA
- the cobT gene encoding nicotinate-nucleotide--dimethylbenzimidazole phosphoribosyltransferase, which translates to MTDTGQVPGEGLPENAGGRLGHPHPADVHAPPADAGYIEQPHPGVPPGAAYTFLDGPEHVGEEDDLLLMPGAQGAWSEQQAQYQTGAYEAGALDPGAAAYAETQMPEPQPVAEQPVPQSAPAQAAYAAPAAPARRPLHMGPPVPDTSNGVVRSLADRGPAAGRHAAPVRQPEPEPQAAPEPEPQAVVEPQPQVPHQAGSQPEYGAGPQQAVPAPEQGGMAEQQFAGPEHFAGPEQQFAEGEQFAGGEQRFAAPEQFAESEQQFAGPEQQFGAPEQFLVPEQPIMLEQPLAADYSTAPQYAAGPQYFTAQPDDVSRLPGPQLADLPQMVDAPQPGDAWDSTPPAQQAAQAAAPAPAPAETAGTAEEPQVAEGPEAEPAPEQFVQPEAMAPEAQPVAMDQAYGDPAAAGPHPMGATIPAQAGEPVMEPAPEAAVAEEQVVDIPAQAQTEPVTEQPEAQPAPAPAAEATPEIPAQLAHEPVTAEEPYAPAAEAPAQDAAQELPEPPAESAEPIAVGPAHSIVADVADETPQPEEAAAEEPAAAETPQQEAPAEPEAEAAPEAEVVPEAEAAMPEPSAETPEQAAAEPESPETVAEAEERSPEAQAPEAEAADTPDTPDTPDVPEAEATESEAAEAEASETAEPDAEAAAEAVPEAAAEATEPAAEPEAEAGAEAQPTEPEAPTPETAPEAEATEPGTTEQEATEPQAAPPEADGPEAAEPEADAAEVAEPEVGVTEAAEPEAGAAGPEPADPEATEPAATDDPEAHSPEPEPEPRTDPETAPEPVTDEAQEPTPDPETDTEPELIPIPIGPRAEGYDEAERAAVHRVMRERRDIRNGFRSDPIPHEVLLRVLEAAHTAPSVGHSQPWDFVVIRSAETRRAMHELAMRQRDAYAKSLPKGRAKQFKELKIEAILETPVNIVVTADPTRGGRHTLGRHTQPQMAPYSSALAVENLWLAARAEGLGVGWVSFFDEREMVRELGLPDHLEVVAYLCVGYVDEFPQEPELMKAGWSKRRPLSWVVHEETYGRRTLPGGDPHNLLQETLRGIRPLDAKALGEAWERQKRMTKPSGALGMLEIISAQLSGLSRQCPPPIPEPAAVAIFAGDHGVHAQGVTAWPQEVTSQMVANFLGGGAVCNAFAAQVGAEVCVVDVGVASDLPSTPGLLPRKVRAGTGDFTVGPALTREEVLRAIEVGIETARDLVAAGNKALLTGEMGIANTTVSAALVSIYTGADPAEVTGRGTGINDEMHARKIDVVRRGLELHQPDPADPIGVLSAIGGLEHAAITGLLLGGASLRTPVILDGVSAGAAALVARAIAPEVLAACIAGHRSAEPGHVAALNKLGLRPLVDLDLRLGEGTGALLALPVVQSAARAMHEVATFDSAGVTEKN; encoded by the coding sequence ATGACCGACACCGGCCAGGTCCCGGGAGAGGGACTGCCGGAGAACGCAGGCGGACGACTCGGACATCCGCACCCGGCGGATGTCCATGCCCCGCCTGCCGACGCCGGTTACATCGAACAGCCGCATCCCGGTGTCCCTCCCGGCGCCGCCTACACCTTCCTCGACGGGCCCGAACACGTCGGCGAGGAGGACGATCTGCTGCTGATGCCGGGCGCCCAGGGCGCCTGGAGCGAGCAGCAGGCCCAGTACCAGACCGGGGCCTACGAGGCGGGCGCGCTCGACCCCGGCGCCGCCGCGTACGCCGAGACCCAGATGCCCGAGCCGCAGCCCGTGGCGGAGCAGCCCGTACCGCAGTCGGCCCCCGCCCAGGCCGCGTACGCGGCACCCGCCGCCCCCGCCCGGCGGCCGCTCCACATGGGTCCGCCGGTGCCCGACACCTCCAACGGCGTGGTGCGTTCGCTCGCCGACCGAGGCCCGGCCGCGGGCCGGCACGCCGCGCCCGTACGCCAGCCGGAGCCCGAGCCGCAGGCCGCGCCGGAGCCGGAGCCGCAGGCCGTGGTGGAGCCGCAGCCCCAGGTGCCGCACCAGGCCGGGTCCCAGCCCGAGTACGGGGCGGGGCCGCAGCAGGCCGTTCCGGCGCCTGAGCAGGGCGGGATGGCGGAGCAGCAGTTCGCCGGGCCGGAGCACTTTGCCGGGCCCGAGCAGCAGTTCGCCGAGGGCGAGCAGTTCGCCGGGGGCGAGCAGCGGTTCGCCGCTCCTGAGCAGTTCGCCGAGTCCGAGCAGCAGTTCGCAGGGCCCGAGCAGCAGTTCGGCGCGCCTGAGCAGTTCCTCGTTCCCGAGCAGCCGATCATGCTCGAGCAGCCGCTGGCGGCCGACTACTCCACCGCGCCCCAGTACGCCGCAGGGCCGCAGTACTTCACCGCGCAGCCCGACGATGTGAGCCGGCTCCCCGGGCCCCAGCTCGCGGACCTCCCGCAGATGGTCGACGCCCCGCAGCCGGGGGACGCCTGGGACTCCACCCCGCCGGCGCAGCAGGCCGCGCAGGCCGCCGCGCCCGCGCCCGCTCCCGCGGAGACGGCCGGTACGGCCGAGGAGCCTCAGGTCGCGGAGGGGCCCGAAGCGGAGCCCGCTCCCGAGCAGTTCGTCCAGCCCGAGGCGATGGCGCCGGAGGCACAGCCGGTCGCGATGGACCAGGCGTACGGGGACCCGGCGGCCGCGGGCCCGCACCCGATGGGCGCGACGATCCCGGCCCAGGCCGGGGAGCCCGTCATGGAGCCCGCCCCGGAGGCCGCTGTGGCCGAGGAGCAGGTCGTCGACATCCCGGCCCAGGCGCAGACCGAGCCCGTCACCGAGCAGCCCGAGGCCCAGCCCGCCCCCGCCCCGGCCGCGGAGGCCACACCCGAGATCCCGGCGCAATTGGCCCATGAGCCGGTCACGGCCGAGGAGCCGTACGCTCCCGCCGCCGAGGCCCCCGCCCAGGATGCCGCTCAGGAACTCCCGGAGCCGCCCGCCGAATCGGCGGAGCCGATCGCGGTGGGCCCGGCTCACTCGATAGTGGCCGACGTGGCCGACGAGACGCCTCAGCCCGAGGAAGCCGCCGCCGAGGAACCGGCCGCTGCGGAGACGCCTCAGCAGGAGGCGCCCGCCGAGCCGGAGGCCGAGGCCGCGCCGGAGGCGGAGGTCGTCCCGGAGGCGGAGGCAGCGATGCCGGAGCCGTCTGCCGAGACGCCTGAGCAGGCGGCGGCCGAGCCGGAGAGCCCGGAGACCGTGGCCGAGGCCGAGGAGCGGTCCCCGGAGGCGCAGGCTCCCGAGGCCGAAGCGGCGGACACCCCGGACACCCCGGACACCCCGGACGTCCCGGAGGCCGAGGCCACCGAGAGCGAAGCCGCTGAGGCGGAGGCGTCCGAGACCGCCGAGCCGGACGCGGAGGCGGCGGCCGAGGCAGTGCCGGAGGCCGCGGCCGAAGCCACCGAGCCAGCGGCGGAGCCTGAGGCAGAAGCAGGGGCGGAAGCCCAGCCCACCGAGCCCGAGGCCCCGACGCCCGAAACGGCACCCGAAGCCGAAGCCACGGAGCCCGGGACCACCGAGCAGGAAGCCACGGAGCCGCAGGCCGCTCCCCCCGAGGCCGATGGCCCGGAAGCCGCCGAGCCCGAGGCCGATGCGGCCGAAGTCGCCGAGCCCGAGGTTGGTGTGACCGAAGCCGCCGAGCCCGAGGCCGGGGCCGCCGGACCGGAGCCCGCGGACCCGGAAGCCACCGAGCCCGCGGCCACCGACGACCCCGAGGCACACAGCCCCGAGCCGGAGCCCGAGCCCCGAACGGATCCCGAAACGGCCCCCGAGCCCGTAACGGACGAGGCCCAGGAACCCACACCGGACCCCGAGACCGACACCGAGCCCGAGCTCATCCCCATCCCCATCGGCCCCCGCGCCGAGGGGTACGACGAGGCCGAGCGCGCCGCCGTCCACCGCGTGATGCGCGAGCGCCGGGACATCCGTAACGGCTTCCGGTCCGACCCCATCCCGCACGAGGTGCTGCTGCGCGTGCTCGAAGCCGCGCACACCGCGCCCAGCGTCGGGCACTCCCAGCCGTGGGACTTCGTCGTCATCCGCTCGGCGGAGACCCGGCGCGCCATGCACGAGCTGGCCATGCGCCAGCGGGACGCGTACGCCAAGTCCCTCCCCAAGGGCCGGGCCAAGCAGTTCAAGGAACTGAAGATCGAGGCTATCCTCGAGACCCCGGTCAACATCGTCGTCACCGCCGATCCCACCCGCGGCGGCCGTCACACCCTCGGCCGGCACACCCAGCCGCAGATGGCGCCGTACTCCTCCGCGCTCGCGGTGGAGAACCTCTGGCTCGCCGCCCGCGCCGAGGGCCTCGGCGTCGGCTGGGTCAGCTTCTTCGACGAGCGCGAGATGGTGCGGGAGCTCGGGCTGCCCGACCATCTGGAGGTCGTGGCGTACCTGTGCGTCGGCTACGTCGACGAGTTCCCGCAGGAGCCGGAGCTGATGAAGGCCGGGTGGTCCAAGCGCCGCCCGCTGTCCTGGGTCGTCCACGAGGAGACGTACGGCCGCCGCACCCTGCCCGGCGGCGACCCGCACAATCTGCTCCAGGAGACCCTGCGGGGCATCCGCCCGCTGGACGCCAAGGCGCTCGGCGAGGCGTGGGAGCGGCAGAAGCGGATGACCAAGCCGTCCGGTGCGCTCGGCATGCTGGAGATCATCTCCGCCCAGCTGAGCGGGCTGTCCCGGCAGTGCCCGCCGCCGATCCCGGAGCCCGCGGCCGTCGCGATCTTCGCGGGCGACCACGGAGTGCACGCCCAGGGCGTCACCGCCTGGCCGCAGGAGGTCACCAGCCAGATGGTGGCCAACTTCCTGGGCGGCGGCGCGGTCTGCAACGCCTTCGCCGCCCAGGTGGGCGCCGAGGTGTGCGTCGTGGACGTCGGGGTGGCCAGCGATCTGCCCAGCACCCCCGGGCTGCTGCCGCGCAAGGTGCGGGCGGGCACCGGCGACTTCACCGTCGGCCCCGCGCTCACCCGCGAGGAGGTGCTGCGCGCCATCGAGGTGGGCATCGAGACGGCCCGCGATCTGGTGGCCGCCGGGAACAAGGCGCTGCTCACCGGAGAGATGGGGATCGCCAACACCACCGTGTCGGCCGCCCTGGTCTCCATCTACACCGGCGCCGACCCGGCCGAGGTGACCGGGCGCGGCACGGGCATCAACGACGAGATGCACGCCCGCAAGATCGATGTCGTACGGCGCGGTCTCGAACTGCACCAGCCCGATCCGGCCGACCCCATCGGCGTCCTGTCGGCGATCGGCGGCCTGGAGCACGCCGCGATCACCGGGCTGCTGCTGGGCGGCGCCTCGCTGCGTACGCCCGTGATCCTGGACGGGGTGAGCGCGGGCGCCGCCGCGCTGGTCGCCCGGGCCATCGCCCCCGAGGTGCTGGCGGCCTGCATCGCGGGCCACCGCAGCGCCGAGCCGGGCCATGTGGCGGCCCTGAACAAGCTGGGCCTGCGCCCCCTGGTCGACCTGGATCTGCGGCTCGGCGAGGGCACCGGGGCGCTGCTCGCCCTTCCGGTGGTGCAGAGCGCCGCACGGGCGATGCACGAGGTGGCCACGTTCGACTCCGCGGGGGTCACGGAGAAGAACTGA
- the cbiE gene encoding precorrin-6y C5,15-methyltransferase (decarboxylating) subunit CbiE has product MADRVTVIGWDGTPLTDAARSALAAATLVAGAAHHLALPEVPPGAERIRLGSVDLAARRIAQHRGTAVVLADGDPGFFGVVRALRAPEHGLEVEVVTAVSSVAAAFARAGMPWDDAQVVVAHSRDLRRAVNVCRAHTKVAVLTSPGAGPAELALLLGPVHRTFVICEALGTEREQVTVLTSDKAADHAWRDPNVVIVIGGSGITPVRGGPAAGAARGALQSGGWIAGRDPGYPGAVRGWALPGPAYGTVLGESESPQLRALQLARIGPRLGDLVWDIGAGSGAAAVETAGFGAAVITVDRDPDACERTDTLARRFGVQLQVVQGVAPEVLEDLPEPDVVRVGGGGAPVVAACAARRPERIVTHAATRDEAEAIGQALEDGGYAVECVLLQSVEMDTRGWTERERAVAFMLCGHRPHQ; this is encoded by the coding sequence ATGGCCGACCGCGTCACGGTGATCGGTTGGGACGGCACCCCGCTGACGGACGCGGCCCGCTCCGCCCTCGCGGCAGCCACCCTCGTGGCCGGCGCCGCCCACCACCTGGCGCTGCCCGAAGTCCCGCCGGGCGCCGAGCGGATCCGGCTCGGCAGCGTGGACCTCGCGGCCCGCAGGATCGCCCAGCACCGCGGCACCGCCGTGGTCCTGGCCGACGGCGACCCCGGCTTCTTCGGCGTCGTCCGCGCCCTGCGCGCTCCCGAGCACGGACTCGAGGTCGAGGTCGTCACCGCCGTCTCCTCCGTCGCCGCCGCCTTCGCCCGGGCCGGGATGCCCTGGGACGACGCCCAGGTCGTCGTCGCCCACAGCCGCGATCTGCGCCGCGCGGTCAACGTCTGCCGCGCCCACACCAAGGTCGCCGTCCTCACCTCGCCCGGCGCCGGCCCCGCCGAACTCGCACTGCTGCTCGGCCCGGTGCACCGCACCTTCGTCATCTGCGAGGCGCTGGGCACAGAACGCGAGCAGGTCACCGTCCTGACCTCCGACAAGGCGGCCGACCACGCCTGGCGCGACCCCAACGTCGTCATCGTCATCGGCGGCTCCGGGATAACTCCCGTCCGCGGCGGCCCGGCGGCCGGCGCCGCCCGCGGCGCGCTGCAGAGCGGCGGCTGGATCGCCGGACGCGACCCCGGCTATCCCGGCGCCGTCCGCGGCTGGGCGCTGCCCGGCCCCGCGTACGGGACCGTGCTGGGCGAGAGCGAGTCCCCGCAGCTGCGCGCCCTTCAACTCGCCCGTATCGGCCCCCGCCTGGGCGACCTGGTCTGGGACATCGGCGCGGGCAGCGGCGCGGCGGCCGTCGAGACCGCCGGGTTCGGCGCCGCCGTCATCACCGTCGACCGCGACCCGGACGCCTGTGAGCGCACCGACACCCTGGCCCGCCGCTTCGGCGTCCAGCTCCAGGTCGTCCAGGGCGTCGCCCCCGAGGTGCTGGAGGATCTGCCGGAGCCGGACGTGGTGCGGGTCGGGGGAGGGGGCGCACCCGTCGTCGCCGCGTGCGCCGCGCGCCGCCCCGAGCGCATCGTCACCCACGCCGCGACCCGCGACGAGGCGGAGGCCATCGGCCAGGCGCTGGAGGACGGCGGCTACGCCGTCGAATGCGTGCTGCTGCAGTCCGTCGAAATGGACACGCGGGGCTGGACCGAACGGGAGCGCGCGGTCGCCTTCATGCTCTGCGGTCACCGCCCGCACCAGTGA
- a CDS encoding GNAT family N-acetyltransferase, producing MTSTFPDISISTERLVLRPFEEADIPALADMMNDEHIIAWTRAPNPYSPADARDQALRLAPAERTTGRGIVFAVAEFLTQRLVGIVHLSHTDWRLLATEASYIVAPWARGEGYASEAVLAVARWLFQDQKFERLELRTAAGNTAAQQVAQKVGCISEGVLRNAWIARTQTEDGGWTDMRTDLIVWSLLAEDLDGAPDRISEPDGFGVYPTYSDWG from the coding sequence ATGACATCCACCTTCCCGGACATCTCCATCAGCACGGAACGGCTGGTGCTGCGCCCGTTCGAGGAAGCGGACATACCCGCGCTCGCGGACATGATGAACGACGAACACATCATCGCCTGGACCCGGGCGCCCAATCCGTACAGCCCCGCGGACGCCCGCGACCAGGCGCTGCGGCTCGCCCCGGCGGAACGGACCACGGGCCGGGGCATCGTCTTCGCGGTCGCCGAATTCCTCACCCAGCGGCTGGTCGGCATCGTGCATCTGAGCCATACCGACTGGAGACTGCTGGCCACCGAGGCCAGCTATATCGTCGCCCCCTGGGCGCGCGGTGAGGGCTATGCCTCGGAGGCCGTGCTCGCCGTGGCCCGCTGGCTGTTCCAGGACCAGAAGTTCGAGCGCCTGGAGCTGCGCACGGCCGCCGGCAACACCGCGGCCCAGCAGGTCGCCCAGAAGGTCGGCTGCATCAGCGAGGGTGTGTTGCGCAACGCCTGGATAGCCCGCACCCAGACGGAGGACGGCGGCTGGACCGATATGCGCACCGACCTCATCGTCTGGAGTCTGCTCGCCGAGGACCTCGACGGCGCGCCCGACCGGATCTCCGAGCCCGACGGCTTCGGCGTCTATCCGACCTACTCCGACTGGGGCTGA
- a CDS encoding MetQ/NlpA family ABC transporter substrate-binding protein: MRNTTKTVTTVLAAGALALGAAACSPSSSNDKNGALVVAASPVPHAEILNYVKDHLADKAGLKLEVREFTDYNTPNLSTQDGSVGANYFQNQPFLDDFNKKKGTDIVPVVTVHLEPLGLYSHKVKKAGDLKKGATVAVPSDTVNEARALKLLDANGVIKLKSGVGNEATPKDIATNPKGLKFKELEAAQLPRSLDDVDAAVVNGNYAIEAHLKPAKDAILIESPKNNPYANFLAVKKGNEDDPRVKKLAKLLTSPEVKKYIKDQYQGSVLPSF; encoded by the coding sequence GTGCGTAACACCACCAAGACCGTCACCACCGTCCTCGCCGCCGGCGCGCTCGCCCTGGGCGCCGCCGCCTGCAGCCCCTCGTCCTCCAACGACAAGAACGGCGCGCTGGTCGTCGCCGCGAGCCCGGTCCCGCACGCGGAGATACTCAACTACGTCAAGGACCATCTGGCCGACAAGGCGGGCCTCAAGCTGGAGGTCCGGGAGTTCACCGACTACAACACGCCGAACCTCTCCACCCAGGACGGCTCGGTCGGTGCCAACTACTTCCAGAACCAGCCGTTCCTGGACGACTTCAACAAGAAGAAGGGCACCGACATCGTGCCCGTCGTCACCGTGCACCTCGAGCCGCTCGGTCTCTACTCGCACAAGGTGAAGAAGGCCGGCGACCTCAAGAAGGGCGCCACCGTGGCCGTTCCGAGCGACACGGTCAACGAGGCCCGCGCGCTGAAGCTGCTGGACGCCAACGGGGTCATCAAGCTCAAGAGCGGTGTGGGCAACGAGGCCACCCCCAAGGACATCGCCACCAACCCCAAGGGCCTGAAGTTCAAGGAACTGGAGGCCGCCCAGCTCCCGCGGTCGCTCGACGACGTGGACGCCGCGGTCGTCAACGGCAACTACGCCATCGAGGCGCACCTCAAGCCCGCCAAGGACGCCATCCTCATCGAATCGCCCAAGAACAACCCGTACGCCAACTTCCTGGCCGTGAAGAAGGGCAACGAGGACGACCCGCGCGTCAAGAAGCTGGCCAAGCTCCTCACCTCCCCCGAGGTGAAGAAGTACATCAAGGACCAGTACCAGGGCTCCGTGCTGCCGTCCTTCTGA
- a CDS encoding methionine ABC transporter permease, with product MTWSEMEPLLEQACWDTLYMVGWSAVIAVVGGLPLGVLLVLTDRGGVLQNVMVNKVVGQIVNIARSMPFIILMVALISFTRAIVGTTIGPEAAIVPLAIGAIPFYARLVETSVREVDGGLVEAVQAMGGSTWTVVRKVLLPESLPALISSATTTIVALIGYSAMAGTVGAGGLGDLAVRYGYLRFETKLMWITVAILAVVISVIQFAGDLAARGLSHRGRSSVAPRLVLLRGGPSRTGKPAPAPEPEAAPAEVESVEPTKVP from the coding sequence GTGACCTGGTCCGAGATGGAGCCCCTGCTGGAGCAGGCCTGTTGGGACACCCTCTACATGGTGGGATGGTCGGCGGTGATCGCCGTCGTCGGCGGACTGCCGCTCGGCGTGCTGCTGGTCCTCACCGACCGCGGCGGAGTGCTGCAGAACGTCATGGTGAACAAGGTCGTCGGGCAGATCGTCAACATCGCCCGCTCGATGCCGTTCATCATCCTGATGGTCGCCCTGATCTCCTTCACCCGGGCGATCGTGGGCACCACCATCGGCCCCGAGGCCGCGATCGTGCCCCTGGCCATCGGCGCCATCCCCTTCTACGCCCGGCTCGTGGAGACCTCGGTGCGCGAGGTGGACGGCGGGCTGGTCGAGGCCGTGCAGGCGATGGGCGGCTCCACCTGGACCGTCGTCCGCAAGGTGCTGCTGCCCGAGTCGCTGCCCGCGCTGATCTCCAGCGCGACCACCACGATCGTCGCGCTCATCGGCTACTCCGCGATGGCCGGCACGGTCGGTGCCGGTGGCCTCGGTGACCTGGCGGTCCGCTACGGCTATCTGCGGTTCGAGACCAAGCTGATGTGGATCACCGTCGCCATCCTCGCGGTGGTCATCTCCGTCATCCAGTTCGCGGGCGACCTCGCCGCCCGCGGCCTCTCCCACCGCGGCCGCTCCTCGGTCGCCCCGCGGCTGGTGCTGCTGCGCGGCGGACCGTCCCGGACCGGGAAGCCCGCGCCGGCCCCGGAGCCGGAGGCCGCGCCCGCCGAGGTCGAATCCGTGGAGCCGACCAAGGTCCCCTGA
- a CDS encoding methionine ABC transporter ATP-binding protein, protein MITTTDLTKVYRSRGREVTALDGVDLHVREGEVYGVVGQSGAGKSTLIRCVNLLERPTSGTVTVAGQDLTALAGRRQSAGSALRQARSRIGMVFQHFNLLSSRTVRDNVELPLEILGVSGKERTRKALELLELVGLGDKARAYPAQLSGGQKQRVGIARALAGDPKVLLSDEATSALDPETTRSILQLLRDLNEQLGLTVLLITHEMDVVKTICDSAALMRDGRIVESGQVSELLATPGSELAQELFPVGGVPSGEDRTVVDVTFQGEAATKPVISQLSRTYNIDISILGAAMDTVGGHQVGRMRIELPGRFEENVVPIGFLREQGLQVDVAAVADGPRANPTPLLKEGAK, encoded by the coding sequence GTGATCACCACCACGGACCTGACCAAGGTCTACCGCTCACGAGGCCGCGAGGTCACCGCCCTCGACGGCGTCGATCTGCATGTCCGCGAGGGTGAGGTGTACGGCGTCGTCGGCCAGAGCGGCGCCGGGAAGTCCACCCTCATCCGCTGCGTCAACCTCCTGGAGCGCCCCACCTCCGGCACGGTCACCGTGGCCGGTCAGGACCTGACCGCGCTCGCCGGGCGCCGGCAGAGCGCCGGCTCCGCGCTGCGCCAGGCCCGCAGCCGTATCGGCATGGTGTTCCAGCACTTCAACCTGCTCTCCTCGCGCACCGTGCGGGACAATGTCGAGCTGCCCCTGGAGATCCTCGGCGTCTCGGGCAAGGAGCGCACCCGCAAGGCACTGGAGCTGCTGGAGCTGGTGGGCCTCGGCGACAAGGCCAGGGCGTACCCCGCGCAGCTCTCCGGTGGCCAGAAGCAGCGCGTCGGCATCGCCCGCGCGCTCGCCGGCGACCCCAAGGTGCTGCTCTCGGACGAGGCGACCTCCGCGCTCGACCCCGAGACCACCCGCTCGATCCTCCAGCTGCTGCGCGACCTCAATGAGCAGCTCGGTCTGACCGTGCTGCTCATCACGCACGAGATGGACGTCGTCAAGACGATCTGCGACTCGGCCGCGCTGATGCGCGACGGCCGGATCGTGGAGTCCGGCCAGGTCAGCGAGTTGCTGGCGACGCCAGGCTCCGAGTTGGCCCAGGAGCTCTTCCCGGTCGGCGGGGTGCCCTCGGGCGAGGACCGTACGGTCGTGGACGTCACCTTCCAGGGCGAGGCGGCCACCAAGCCGGTCATCTCCCAGCTCTCCCGTACGTACAACATCGACATCTCGATCCTGGGCGCCGCGATGGACACCGTCGGCGGCCACCAGGTCGGCCGGATGCGGATCGAGCTGCCCGGCCGGTTCGAGGAGAACGTCGTCCCGATCGGCTTCCTGCGGGAGCAGGGCCTGCAGGTCGATGTCGCGGCCGTCGCCGACGGCCCGCGCGCGAACCCGACCCCGCTGCTCAAGGAGGGCGCCAAGTGA